One window from the genome of Echinicola vietnamensis DSM 17526 encodes:
- a CDS encoding TIGR00730 family Rossman fold protein, whose product MKKITIYCGSNTGNNPAYKEGAIALAAEMTLRKMDLVYGAGKVGLMGVMADHMLSVGRKVYGFIPQKLVDVEVAHRGCTELTVVETMRDRKWLMAETGDGFIAMPGGIGTLEELFEIMTLNQLAYIQKPLALYNVEGYYDKLIEFLNFSAKEGFLRQAQMDLLIISDDPAEILDKMAAYEPKFIPKWGK is encoded by the coding sequence ATGAAAAAAATAACCATCTACTGCGGCTCCAATACCGGTAATAATCCCGCCTACAAAGAGGGAGCCATTGCGCTGGCGGCAGAAATGACACTCAGAAAAATGGATTTGGTGTATGGCGCAGGCAAAGTAGGGTTAATGGGAGTAATGGCAGACCATATGTTAAGTGTGGGCAGAAAGGTATATGGTTTTATCCCCCAAAAATTGGTTGATGTAGAAGTAGCACACCGTGGCTGTACGGAATTGACAGTGGTGGAGACCATGCGGGACCGCAAGTGGCTCATGGCAGAAACCGGTGATGGGTTTATAGCCATGCCCGGTGGCATTGGAACCTTGGAGGAGCTTTTTGAGATCATGACGCTAAACCAGCTTGCCTATATCCAAAAACCGCTAGCCCTTTACAATGTGGAGGGCTATTATGATAAGCTGATTGAGTTTTTAAACTTTTCGGCCAAGGAAGGATTCCTGAGGCAAGCCCAAATGGACCTGTTGATCATTAGTGATGATCCTGCCGAGATATTGGACAAAATGGCTGCTTACGAGCCAAAATTTATTCCCAAGTGGGGAAAATAG
- the ileS gene encoding isoleucine--tRNA ligase: MKKYQEFKQVDYPGIGESILQYWQENKVFEKSVQNREGAETFTFFEGPPSANGTPGIHHVMARTLKDIFCRYKTLKGYQVKRKGGWDTHGLPVELQVEKELGITKEDIGKKISVEEYNKKCRETVMRFKDEWDDLTEKIGYWVDLDDPYITFDPKYIETLWSLLKRLYDKDLLYKGYTIQPYSPAAGTGLSSHELNQPGCYRDVKDTSITAQFKVKDRDNEYIIAWTTTPWTLPSNSALAVGEKLDYVKVKTFNPYTHAPQTVILAKARMGAFFNKKAAELKLEDYKAGDKLIPYEVVEAFKGADMLGMEYEPLFPIDGIKLPHPAYTVIPADYVTTEDGTGIVHLAKAFGADDFRTLVQAGVPGVFVKDEQDNEIPVVDKKGKFLPVVGEYLLAKMKEHEITAHKEYTADDFYVKNYLKEDENAAEYKNTDVIISIILKNENKAFKVEKYEHSYPHCWRTDMPVLYYPLESWFIKTTACKDRLVELNKTINWKPEATGTGRFGNWLENLVDWNLSRSRFWGTPLPVWRNEDATETKCIGSIAELTEEIEKSIAKGFMQESPFKGEEIDLHRPYVDDVILVDSQGNKMFREPDLIDVWFDSGAMPYAQWHYPFENEEIFKANYPADYIAEGVDQTRGWFFTLHAIAVMLFDNVAFKNVIANGLVLDKNGNKMSKRLGNAVDPFKTLKEYGPDALRWYMLSNANPWDNLKFNLEGVAEVQRRFFGTLQNTYNFFALYANLDAFTYDPAKTVAVSERPELDRWIVSKLQSLIKEVESSMDNYDATRATRAIMNFTVDQLSNWYVRLARKRFWRGEMNQDKQAAYETLYECLMALSQLMSSFAPFYSDWMFANLTEGAKEAGQEIPASVHLTDWKAADDGLINEDLEASMQLAQDISSLVHSLRKKDKLKVRQPLQKILIPILNEKTRQQIQHVEELIKSEVNIKGVEYIDDASGILVKNAKPNFPLLGKRFGPKMKLVAGAISKWGQEEINQLERDGSIEIEIDGEQARLAQEEVLITSQDIPGWSVASANGITVALDVTLNDELKQEGIARDLVNRIQNLRKDMGLEVQDKITIKVAKLNEQVDRALENFSAYIQSETQALSLSVNGDVEEGTVLDMDDFELKVKVEKV, from the coding sequence GTGAAAAAATATCAGGAGTTCAAACAAGTAGATTATCCCGGAATAGGGGAAAGTATCCTTCAATACTGGCAAGAGAACAAGGTCTTTGAAAAGTCCGTGCAAAACCGCGAGGGAGCCGAGACATTTACCTTTTTCGAAGGCCCCCCATCTGCCAATGGCACCCCGGGCATTCACCACGTGATGGCCAGAACACTGAAGGATATTTTTTGCCGGTACAAAACCCTCAAAGGATATCAGGTAAAGCGTAAAGGCGGCTGGGACACACACGGCTTGCCCGTGGAGCTGCAAGTGGAGAAAGAATTGGGCATTACCAAAGAGGATATCGGAAAGAAAATCTCTGTAGAAGAATACAATAAAAAATGCCGTGAAACGGTCATGCGCTTTAAGGACGAGTGGGATGATCTGACCGAAAAAATCGGCTATTGGGTGGATTTAGACGACCCTTACATCACCTTTGATCCGAAATACATCGAAACCCTTTGGAGCCTTCTGAAGCGGCTATACGACAAAGACCTGCTGTACAAGGGCTATACCATCCAACCTTATTCACCTGCGGCTGGAACCGGACTGAGCTCCCACGAACTCAACCAGCCAGGCTGCTACCGCGATGTGAAGGACACTTCCATCACGGCACAATTTAAGGTAAAAGACCGCGACAATGAATACATCATCGCCTGGACGACGACCCCATGGACCTTGCCTTCCAACTCCGCCCTGGCGGTAGGGGAAAAGCTCGATTATGTCAAGGTCAAAACCTTCAATCCTTACACCCATGCGCCTCAAACCGTTATTTTGGCAAAAGCCAGAATGGGCGCTTTCTTCAACAAAAAGGCCGCAGAGCTGAAGCTAGAAGATTACAAGGCGGGCGACAAGCTGATTCCGTACGAAGTAGTAGAAGCGTTTAAAGGCGCGGACATGCTCGGCATGGAGTATGAACCACTTTTCCCCATCGATGGCATCAAGCTTCCCCATCCTGCCTACACCGTCATTCCGGCAGATTATGTGACCACCGAAGATGGTACAGGAATCGTTCACCTGGCCAAAGCTTTTGGTGCGGATGACTTTAGGACCTTGGTTCAAGCAGGCGTGCCGGGGGTATTTGTCAAAGACGAACAGGACAATGAAATCCCTGTAGTGGATAAAAAAGGGAAATTTCTGCCGGTAGTAGGAGAATACCTGCTGGCCAAAATGAAAGAGCATGAAATCACGGCCCATAAGGAATACACAGCAGATGATTTCTATGTAAAGAATTACCTGAAAGAGGATGAAAATGCAGCGGAATATAAAAACACCGATGTCATCATTTCCATCATCCTGAAGAATGAAAATAAAGCGTTCAAGGTAGAAAAATACGAGCACAGTTATCCCCACTGCTGGCGGACAGACATGCCCGTGCTTTATTACCCGCTCGAAAGCTGGTTTATCAAGACCACAGCCTGCAAGGACCGCTTGGTCGAGCTGAACAAAACCATCAACTGGAAGCCTGAGGCTACCGGAACAGGTCGTTTTGGCAATTGGCTGGAAAACCTGGTGGACTGGAACCTCAGCCGTTCCCGCTTCTGGGGTACGCCACTGCCGGTATGGAGAAATGAAGATGCGACGGAAACCAAATGCATTGGCTCCATCGCAGAGCTGACCGAAGAAATCGAAAAATCCATTGCCAAGGGCTTTATGCAGGAATCTCCTTTCAAAGGAGAAGAAATTGACCTCCACAGACCTTATGTGGACGATGTCATCTTGGTCGATAGCCAAGGCAATAAGATGTTCCGGGAACCAGACCTGATCGATGTATGGTTCGATTCCGGTGCCATGCCTTACGCCCAGTGGCATTACCCTTTCGAAAACGAAGAAATCTTCAAGGCCAATTATCCGGCGGACTATATCGCTGAAGGGGTCGACCAAACCCGTGGATGGTTCTTTACCCTTCATGCCATAGCGGTGATGCTGTTTGACAACGTGGCCTTTAAGAATGTGATCGCCAATGGCCTGGTGCTGGACAAAAATGGCAACAAAATGTCCAAACGCCTCGGCAATGCCGTCGATCCATTCAAAACCCTGAAAGAATATGGCCCCGATGCTCTTCGCTGGTACATGCTCTCCAATGCCAACCCTTGGGATAACCTGAAGTTCAATTTGGAAGGTGTAGCAGAGGTTCAGCGCAGATTCTTCGGGACACTGCAAAATACCTACAACTTCTTTGCGTTATATGCCAACTTGGATGCCTTTACCTATGACCCGGCAAAGACCGTGGCGGTAAGTGAACGGCCAGAGCTGGACCGATGGATTGTCTCCAAGCTACAGTCCCTGATCAAAGAAGTGGAAAGCTCCATGGACAATTATGACGCCACGAGAGCCACCCGTGCCATCATGAACTTTACCGTGGACCAGCTGTCCAATTGGTACGTACGATTGGCGAGGAAGCGTTTTTGGAGAGGGGAAATGAACCAAGACAAGCAGGCTGCGTATGAAACCTTATATGAATGCCTGATGGCCCTTAGCCAGCTGATGTCATCCTTTGCTCCATTCTATTCGGACTGGATGTTTGCCAACCTGACCGAAGGCGCCAAGGAGGCAGGACAGGAAATTCCAGCATCCGTGCACTTGACCGACTGGAAAGCAGCGGATGATGGGCTGATCAATGAAGATTTGGAAGCCAGCATGCAGTTGGCACAGGACATTTCATCATTGGTGCACAGCTTAAGAAAGAAGGACAAGCTGAAAGTACGCCAACCCCTTCAAAAGATCCTTATCCCGATCTTGAATGAAAAGACGAGACAGCAAATCCAACACGTGGAAGAGCTGATCAAATCTGAGGTGAACATCAAAGGAGTAGAATACATCGACGATGCCTCAGGGATATTGGTAAAAAATGCCAAGCCAAACTTCCCGCTGCTTGGAAAGCGCTTTGGTCCGAAAATGAAATTGGTGGCCGGAGCCATAAGCAAATGGGGACAAGAAGAAATCAATCAATTGGAGCGAGATGGCTCCATTGAGATCGAAATAGATGGCGAACAAGCCCGCTTGGCACAAGAAGAAGTCCTCATCACCTCCCAAGATATTCCGGGTTGGTCGGTAGCCAGTGCAAACGGCATTACCGTGGCCTTGGATGTCACGCTGAACGACGAACTCAAGCAAGAAGGCATTGCTCGGGACTTGGTCAATAGGATCCAAAACCTTAGAAAAGATATGGGACTGGAAGTGCAGGACAAAATCACCATTAAGGTGGCCAAGCTGAACGAACAAGTGGACCGCGCACTGGAAAACTTCTCGGCATATATCCAATCCGAAACGCAGGCCTTGTCACTTTCCGTAAACGGAGATGTGGAAGAAGGTACGGTCTTGGACATGGATGATTTCGAACTGAAAGTAAAGGTAGAAAAAGTATAA
- a CDS encoding lipoprotein signal peptidase has translation MKYLKYFGITLLVILIDQIVKLAVDANMAMGTAGQIKLLGDWFKLHYTTNPGMAFGMELGSEYGKLILTTFRLVAMIGIGYYLYYLIKKKVHPGYITCIAMILGGAIGNLVDSVFYGVLLDNAPFDASTPWFHGQVVDMFYIDIWEGFIPDWVPLWGGSYTALWPIFNVADASIFMGVVFILLFQKKFFAENLKHEEEDEIQRQFIEEK, from the coding sequence ATGAAATATTTAAAATACTTTGGCATTACCTTACTGGTCATTCTAATTGACCAAATCGTAAAACTCGCCGTCGATGCAAACATGGCGATGGGCACAGCTGGCCAAATCAAACTATTAGGTGACTGGTTTAAGCTCCATTACACGACCAATCCAGGAATGGCCTTTGGCATGGAATTGGGCTCGGAATATGGAAAATTGATCTTGACGACCTTTCGGCTAGTGGCCATGATCGGTATCGGATATTACCTTTATTACCTGATCAAGAAAAAAGTACATCCCGGCTATATTACCTGTATCGCGATGATTTTAGGCGGGGCCATTGGAAATTTGGTGGACAGTGTCTTCTATGGAGTGCTTCTGGACAATGCGCCCTTTGATGCCAGCACCCCATGGTTTCACGGACAAGTCGTAGACATGTTTTACATCGACATTTGGGAAGGCTTTATCCCCGATTGGGTTCCGCTCTGGGGAGGAAGTTATACCGCCCTTTGGCCGATATTCAATGTAGCCGATGCCTCTATCTTTATGGGGGTAGTTTTCATTCTTCTGTTCCAGAAAAAATTCTTTGCAGAAAACCTCAAGCATGAGGAAGAAGACGAAATCCAGCGACAGTTTATCGAAGAAAAATAA
- a CDS encoding IS110 family transposase produces the protein MSSQIEFEQVIQRGCGLDVHQKTVVATVSGIDVEIDTRTFGTFTAQIEELKTWLNSLSITHIAMESTGVYWKPVYNILEEDFKIILVNARHIKNVPGHKTDKKDSEWIAKLLLSGLLKGSFVPTEWIRELRDLCRYKRKLIAQRVAQRNRLHKILEDANIKLASVASDIFGVTGTLIIDALIRKQDDPEYLANLAKGSLRKKMADLKLSLQGRLTEHHRFMLATLRDSIDSINAQIGHIEARIERYAVELQQEVDLLQTIPGIGKETAMNILAESGNDMEVFPDHKHLASWAGVSPGNNESAGKKKSTRITHGNKYLKTALVEAAWAASHTKDTYLGRKYGAIAARRGSKKALIAVAHKILTGLYYILKNKEPYLEPDDTTYQEKRKQAQIKKSLERLRGLGVQVDIRPN, from the coding sequence ATGTCATCACAAATTGAATTCGAACAGGTGATCCAGCGGGGCTGTGGCCTCGATGTTCACCAAAAGACGGTAGTGGCCACAGTCAGTGGCATTGACGTTGAGATTGATACCCGTACCTTCGGGACCTTTACTGCTCAGATCGAGGAGCTTAAAACATGGCTGAATTCCCTTTCCATTACCCACATTGCGATGGAAAGTACCGGAGTTTATTGGAAACCTGTCTACAACATCCTGGAAGAGGATTTTAAGATTATCCTGGTAAATGCCCGGCATATCAAGAATGTTCCCGGTCATAAGACAGATAAGAAAGACAGTGAATGGATTGCCAAATTGCTTCTAAGCGGTCTGTTAAAGGGGAGCTTTGTCCCTACCGAGTGGATAAGAGAGCTACGTGATCTTTGCAGGTATAAACGTAAGCTGATCGCACAGCGGGTCGCCCAACGCAACAGGTTGCATAAAATCCTGGAAGATGCCAATATCAAACTGGCCTCAGTGGCTTCGGATATCTTTGGGGTCACAGGTACGCTCATCATAGATGCCTTGATCCGGAAACAGGATGATCCTGAATACCTGGCCAACCTTGCCAAAGGTTCCTTGCGCAAAAAGATGGCGGACCTCAAACTTTCTCTGCAGGGAAGACTCACCGAACATCACCGGTTCATGCTGGCCACACTCCGTGATTCCATTGATTCGATCAACGCCCAGATCGGGCACATCGAGGCTAGAATTGAGCGTTATGCAGTCGAGCTTCAACAAGAGGTCGATTTACTCCAGACCATACCCGGAATAGGTAAAGAAACCGCCATGAATATCCTGGCCGAGTCAGGCAATGACATGGAGGTTTTTCCTGATCACAAACACCTGGCATCATGGGCAGGTGTCTCCCCGGGCAACAACGAAAGTGCAGGCAAGAAGAAGTCAACCCGCATCACACATGGGAACAAATACTTGAAAACTGCATTGGTCGAAGCTGCTTGGGCCGCATCACACACAAAGGACACCTATTTGGGCCGCAAATATGGGGCAATAGCTGCTCGCCGCGGATCTAAAAAGGCCCTGATTGCCGTAGCTCATAAAATCTTGACCGGACTGTATTACATCCTCAAAAACAAGGAGCCCTACCTAGAGCCTGACGATACAACCTATCAGGAAAAAAGAAAGCAGGCGCAGATTAAGAAATCCTTAGAGCGCCTGCGCGGGCTCGGAGTCCAAGTGGACATCCGTCCCAATTAA
- a CDS encoding alpha-L-rhamnosidase, translated as MKRLTTLILLFFTMISVAISHPDQDIAVDHLKVEMLTNPAGIDVENPRLSWEIITETPSTYQQAYQVLVASDPSLLSPDKADLWNSGKVDAEESTNIRYAGEELDKDTKVYWKVKVWTNHGESDWSERAHWILGLRYYKDWKGRWIGFDRAFPWEEVSTFPTLGARYFRDEFDIKKTVERATVYIMGLGLYELHLNGQKVGDAVLAPTPTDYTQNVKYNAYEVTDLLQENGANAVGVMLGNGRYFTMRQHYKPYKIKNFGFPKLLFNLIIHYTDGSTEVISTSDQWKGTADGPIRNNNEYDGEYYDANKEFIGWDQVGFDDSAWLQAEYVQEPVGDYEAQMNENMKVMQDVAPVSLEAIGQDRYVLDMGQNMVGWLQMTVKGKKGDTVKLKFAESLQENGELFMTNLRDAKVTDTYVLKNEEKVTWEPRFTYHGFRFVEISGYPGEPKIEDFMGKMVYDDIKTIGHFETSDPMLNHIYQNAWWGIAGNYKGMPVDCPQRNERQPWLGDRAVGAHGESYMFDNVRLYKKWLDDIRLAQKADGALPDVAPAYWRYYSDNMTWPGTYLMIADMLYQQTGDTSVIRENYPAMKKWLGYMADRYMTEDYIVTEDSYGDWVVPPPSIEAGTGQNADVKRPSALISTAYYYHFMEVMSRFATILGKHEEIPSYQSLKEKVHEGFHEEFYHQGFYGDNKMTDNLLPLAFGMVPEDDRQRVFDQVVETIQIKNNGHLSTGLIGTQWLMRTLSDYGRADLALKLATNTTFPSWGYMIENGATTIWELWHGNVAKPTMNSQNHTMLLGDLTVWFYEYLAGIKAGADSPGFKVFELAPVFVEGLDSVKASFDSPYGAIGSHWERKGEQITWKIKVPANTTAIVKMPISATGGILMNGEALRSGDMEVKLGSGEYELVF; from the coding sequence ATGAAAAGATTGACTACTTTGATACTTTTATTTTTTACAATGATTTCAGTGGCCATAAGCCATCCGGATCAGGACATTGCTGTGGATCACCTGAAAGTGGAAATGCTGACCAACCCAGCAGGAATCGATGTGGAGAATCCGAGGTTGAGCTGGGAAATCATCACCGAAACCCCTTCCACTTACCAACAAGCTTATCAAGTGCTGGTAGCTTCCGATCCGTCGCTGTTGAGTCCGGATAAGGCAGATTTGTGGAATTCAGGGAAGGTGGATGCGGAAGAAAGCACCAATATCAGGTATGCCGGTGAGGAGTTGGATAAGGATACCAAGGTTTATTGGAAGGTAAAAGTCTGGACGAACCACGGAGAGAGTGATTGGAGCGAAAGGGCACATTGGATCCTGGGGCTGCGGTATTATAAGGACTGGAAAGGCAGGTGGATCGGTTTTGATCGGGCATTTCCATGGGAAGAGGTTTCGACCTTTCCTACCTTGGGCGCGCGGTACTTTCGTGATGAGTTTGACATAAAGAAAACAGTGGAGCGGGCGACCGTTTACATCATGGGATTGGGACTGTATGAGCTGCACCTCAATGGCCAAAAAGTAGGGGATGCTGTTTTGGCGCCGACCCCTACGGATTATACCCAAAATGTAAAGTACAATGCCTATGAGGTAACCGATTTGCTGCAGGAAAATGGTGCGAATGCCGTAGGGGTTATGCTCGGCAATGGACGTTACTTTACGATGCGCCAACACTACAAACCTTATAAAATCAAGAACTTTGGTTTCCCTAAGCTACTTTTCAATCTCATCATCCATTATACAGATGGCAGCACAGAGGTGATCTCCACCAGTGACCAATGGAAAGGCACTGCTGATGGCCCTATCCGGAACAATAATGAATACGACGGCGAGTATTATGATGCCAATAAAGAATTTATCGGATGGGATCAGGTAGGATTTGATGATTCCGCTTGGCTGCAAGCGGAATATGTGCAGGAGCCAGTGGGCGATTATGAAGCGCAGATGAATGAAAACATGAAGGTGATGCAGGACGTGGCACCTGTGTCGCTGGAGGCAATTGGCCAAGACCGTTATGTGTTGGACATGGGCCAAAATATGGTGGGATGGCTGCAGATGACCGTCAAAGGGAAAAAGGGAGACACGGTCAAGCTCAAATTTGCCGAATCCCTCCAAGAGAATGGTGAGCTCTTCATGACGAACCTCCGTGACGCCAAGGTCACCGATACATATGTCCTAAAAAATGAGGAGAAAGTCACATGGGAGCCTCGCTTTACCTATCATGGATTCCGTTTTGTGGAGATTTCGGGATATCCGGGAGAGCCAAAGATAGAGGATTTCATGGGCAAGATGGTGTATGATGACATCAAGACCATTGGGCACTTTGAAACATCAGATCCTATGCTGAACCATATTTACCAAAATGCCTGGTGGGGCATTGCGGGGAATTACAAAGGCATGCCGGTGGATTGCCCGCAGCGAAATGAGCGTCAGCCGTGGCTGGGAGATCGGGCCGTGGGTGCACATGGAGAGTCTTACATGTTTGACAATGTTCGGCTGTATAAAAAGTGGTTGGATGACATTCGCTTGGCCCAGAAGGCCGATGGTGCCCTTCCAGATGTAGCGCCAGCCTATTGGCGGTATTATAGTGATAACATGACCTGGCCAGGTACTTACCTGATGATTGCTGACATGCTTTATCAGCAAACGGGAGACACCAGTGTGATTCGGGAGAATTATCCAGCCATGAAGAAATGGCTGGGCTATATGGCGGATCGGTATATGACCGAGGATTACATTGTCACTGAGGATAGCTATGGCGATTGGGTGGTGCCGCCGCCGAGCATTGAAGCCGGAACGGGCCAAAATGCCGATGTCAAACGGCCAAGTGCCTTAATCTCCACCGCATATTATTACCATTTTATGGAAGTGATGAGCCGATTTGCTACCATCTTGGGCAAGCATGAAGAGATTCCGTCCTATCAATCCCTGAAGGAGAAGGTTCATGAAGGTTTTCACGAGGAATTTTACCATCAAGGCTTTTATGGGGACAATAAAATGACCGATAACCTGCTGCCATTGGCCTTTGGGATGGTGCCGGAAGACGATCGACAGCGGGTTTTTGACCAAGTGGTGGAGACCATCCAGATCAAAAACAACGGTCACCTAAGCACCGGGTTGATCGGCACGCAATGGTTGATGCGGACCCTTTCGGACTATGGAAGGGCTGACTTGGCCCTTAAGCTGGCTACCAATACCACTTTTCCCAGCTGGGGCTACATGATCGAAAACGGTGCGACGACCATTTGGGAGTTATGGCACGGCAATGTGGCCAAACCCACCATGAATTCCCAAAACCACACCATGCTTTTGGGTGACTTGACCGTTTGGTTTTATGAGTATTTGGCGGGGATCAAAGCGGGTGCAGACAGCCCTGGCTTTAAAGTTTTTGAATTGGCCCCTGTGTTTGTAGAAGGCTTGGACAGTGTAAAGGCAAGTTTCGATTCCCCATATGGTGCGATTGGAAGTCATTGGGAGCGGAAAGGTGAACAGATCACTTGGAAAATTAAAGTGCCTGCAAATACTACGGCCATTGTGAAAATGCCCATTTCTGCCACTGGAGGGATTTTGATGAACGGGGAAGCACTCCGTTCAGGAGACATGGAGGTAAAGTTGGGTTCAGGAGAATATGAATTGGTGTTTTGA